In Haloarcula sp. H-GB4, a single genomic region encodes these proteins:
- a CDS encoding ATP-binding protein: MDDPLDGTEGSDSEERDRYLAAMQDLTAAMAASGTTFQERVEPVLAVGREHLGFPNGHITVVSGDEHKVVASSGLPSTIAEGVERPLSKTYCKHTLNDSGIHIITNASESMAADPAYKEAGLEAYVGTTLRANGSEYGTLCFVNDDEAISEFSDWQQTLLKHLTQWVEAEIEREIAVDSQEESQRLLEATFNSPETFIGILEADGTLIRANETALGFIEADAEDISGNAIWETPWWDHDATTARRCRDAVERAGEGEMVRFEAEHIGMDGQRISTSVVARPVTADGVVRKIIVEGTDITDLKRREEQMEFFNSILRHDILNGMTVIEARAETLADTLDGTQANYAETILDWSHDIVDLTQKVRSVLSTMSNDGLTEAETIELGPVIEGATRKAASMDGNCTLKTDIHDGIEVVADDLLDDVVGNILTNAVEHGGPDTTIEVTTERVGSMVHLHIADDGPGIPPAEREAIFEKGERGTESTGTGFGLYFVSVMVDSYGGAIWVEESDFGGSEFVVALPQNNY; the protein is encoded by the coding sequence ATGGATGATCCGCTGGACGGGACCGAGGGTAGCGATTCGGAGGAGCGAGATCGCTATCTGGCAGCTATGCAGGACCTCACTGCAGCGATGGCGGCCAGCGGAACTACCTTTCAGGAGCGTGTAGAACCGGTCTTGGCCGTCGGGCGAGAGCATCTGGGGTTCCCGAACGGCCACATCACGGTCGTCTCCGGAGACGAACACAAAGTCGTCGCCAGTAGTGGTCTGCCATCAACGATTGCAGAGGGCGTCGAACGCCCACTCTCCAAAACATACTGTAAGCACACCCTCAACGACTCCGGGATTCACATCATCACTAACGCGAGCGAATCGATGGCGGCTGACCCTGCATACAAGGAGGCCGGACTGGAGGCGTACGTCGGCACGACGCTTCGGGCGAACGGGTCAGAATACGGGACGCTGTGTTTCGTCAACGATGATGAGGCGATTTCGGAGTTCTCGGACTGGCAGCAGACGCTGCTCAAGCATCTGACGCAGTGGGTCGAAGCGGAGATTGAACGCGAGATCGCTGTCGATTCACAAGAGGAGAGCCAGCGGCTGTTAGAAGCGACGTTCAACTCACCGGAGACATTCATCGGCATCCTTGAGGCCGATGGAACCCTCATCAGGGCAAACGAAACAGCACTCGGGTTCATCGAGGCTGACGCTGAAGACATCTCGGGAAACGCGATCTGGGAGACGCCCTGGTGGGACCACGATGCGACGACAGCACGCCGTTGTCGGGATGCTGTCGAGCGAGCGGGAGAGGGGGAGATGGTCAGGTTCGAGGCCGAGCATATCGGCATGGACGGCCAGCGTATCTCGACGTCCGTCGTGGCCCGACCGGTAACGGCCGATGGCGTTGTCCGAAAGATAATCGTCGAGGGGACAGATATCACGGACCTCAAGCGCCGCGAAGAGCAGATGGAGTTTTTCAATAGCATTCTCAGACACGACATCCTCAACGGGATGACTGTCATCGAAGCACGCGCAGAGACGCTTGCAGATACGCTCGACGGTACACAGGCGAACTACGCAGAGACGATTCTGGACTGGAGTCATGACATTGTCGACCTCACACAGAAGGTCCGGAGCGTCCTGAGCACGATGTCAAACGACGGGTTGACCGAGGCAGAGACGATCGAACTAGGGCCGGTCATCGAAGGGGCAACAAGAAAGGCGGCCTCGATGGACGGAAACTGTACGCTCAAAACAGACATCCACGACGGTATCGAGGTCGTGGCTGACGACCTTCTCGACGATGTTGTTGGGAACATCTTGACGAACGCTGTCGAACACGGCGGTCCAGACACCACAATCGAGGTAACGACAGAACGCGTTGGTTCGATGGTTCACCTTCACATCGCTGACGACGGACCCGGGATACCACCCGCAGAGCGCGAGGCAATCTTCGAGAAGGGGGAGCGTGGAACCGAGTCGACTGGGACCGGGTTCGGATTGTACTTCGTGTCGGTGATGGTCGATAGCTACGGCGGCGCCATCTGGGTCGAGGAGAGCGACTTCGGTGGCAGTGAGTTCGTCGTTGCACTCCCTCAGAATAACTACTGA
- a CDS encoding ATP-binding protein, giving the protein MSETIQLDVLLVEDNPGDARLVEHHLNSPAVAHFVDDVTISHVESLAPVDEQSAAAYDVLLLDLGLPESTGLATLDRATEMIDEVPIIVLTGMEDREMAIEAINRGAQDYLPKADLDGDRLVRALRYAVVRSRQQRAIQRQTDQMDFFNSILQHDILNGMNVIRARGELLEDTLDSEEREYASTIVQWSDDLIELTEKVRSVLETVTEGGGRDQEHRELQAVLDDAADRARSVSDDCTVTIQTQGVTVVADELLDDVFGNLFLNAVEHGGDDVTIDVTTAVADGTVTVCLADDGDGIPSSAARRIFERGEKGSESGGTGFGLYFVDTMVRSYGGDIWVEDSDLGGAAFYVELPRATL; this is encoded by the coding sequence ATGTCTGAGACGATACAGCTCGATGTACTCCTCGTCGAAGACAACCCGGGCGATGCCCGCCTCGTCGAGCACCACCTGAATTCGCCGGCTGTAGCGCATTTCGTCGATGACGTGACGATTTCCCACGTCGAGTCGCTGGCGCCGGTCGACGAACAATCAGCGGCAGCCTACGATGTGCTACTGCTTGACCTTGGACTCCCCGAGTCAACAGGGCTCGCGACACTCGATCGGGCGACCGAGATGATAGATGAGGTGCCGATCATCGTCCTCACAGGCATGGAGGACCGGGAGATGGCCATCGAAGCGATCAACCGGGGCGCACAGGACTACCTGCCGAAGGCAGATCTGGACGGCGACCGGCTCGTGAGAGCACTCCGGTATGCAGTCGTCAGGAGCCGCCAGCAGCGTGCCATTCAGCGCCAGACCGACCAGATGGACTTCTTCAACAGCATTCTGCAACACGACATCCTCAACGGGATGAACGTCATCCGGGCGCGGGGCGAACTCCTCGAGGACACGCTCGACAGTGAGGAGCGCGAGTACGCGTCGACAATTGTCCAGTGGAGCGACGACCTCATCGAACTCACCGAGAAGGTCCGGTCGGTGCTTGAGACCGTCACCGAAGGCGGCGGGCGGGACCAAGAGCACCGGGAGCTACAGGCCGTCCTCGACGATGCGGCGGACCGCGCCCGGTCGGTCAGCGACGATTGTACCGTCACAATCCAGACACAGGGGGTCACTGTTGTCGCTGACGAATTACTCGATGACGTGTTCGGGAACCTCTTTCTCAACGCGGTCGAACACGGCGGCGACGACGTGACCATCGACGTGACGACGGCGGTTGCGGACGGCACCGTGACTGTCTGTCTCGCGGACGACGGAGACGGGATTCCGAGCAGCGCCGCTCGCCGTATCTTTGAGCGAGGCGAAAAGGGCTCCGAGTCCGGCGGCACTGGCTTCGGGCTCTACTTCGTGGACACGATGGTCCGAAGCTACGGCGGCGACATCTGGGTTGAGGACAGCGACCTCGGCGGGGCAGCCTTCTATGTTGAACTCCCGCGTGCAACTCTATAG
- a CDS encoding response regulator → MTESSEGRPVEILLAEDNPGDVKLTEKALEKGKVLNNLHVVNDGVEALAFLRQKGEYDDAPRPDLLLLDLNMPRKGGQEVLEEMKSDESLRRIPVVVLTSSEAEEDIIESYDLHANAYLTKPVDFDGFVDIVSSVEEFFLTVVKRPPK, encoded by the coding sequence ATGACTGAGTCCAGTGAGGGGCGGCCGGTCGAGATTCTGCTAGCGGAGGACAATCCCGGCGATGTCAAACTGACCGAGAAAGCGCTTGAGAAGGGGAAAGTGCTGAACAACCTGCACGTCGTCAACGACGGCGTCGAGGCGCTGGCGTTCCTCCGGCAGAAGGGTGAGTACGACGACGCACCGCGGCCTGACCTGTTGTTGCTCGACCTCAACATGCCGCGCAAGGGAGGGCAGGAGGTCCTCGAGGAAATGAAAAGCGACGAGTCGCTCCGCCGGATTCCGGTCGTCGTGCTGACCAGTTCCGAGGCAGAGGAGGACATCATCGAATCATACGACCTCCACGCGAACGCCTACCTGACGAAGCCTGTCGATTTCGACGGCTTCGTTGACATCGTGAGTAGCGTCGAGGAGTTCTTCCTCACGGTGGTCAAGCGGCCGCCGAAATAA